The proteins below are encoded in one region of Equus caballus isolate H_3958 breed thoroughbred chromosome 16, TB-T2T, whole genome shotgun sequence:
- the GLYCTK gene encoding glycerate kinase, producing MAAALQILPRLARAPLRPLFLGGPVARLASGMALAEQARQLFESTVGAVLPGPMLHRALSLDLDSGQLKVRDRSFQLRQNLYLVGFGKAVLGMAAAAEELLGQHLVQGVISVPKGIRAAMEHAGKQEMLLKPHSRIQVFEGAEDNLPDRDALRAALAIRQLAEGLTADDLLLVLISGGGSALLPAPIPPVTLEEKQTLTKLLAARGANIQELNTIRKALSQLKGGGLAQAAYPAQVVSLILSDVVGDPMEVIASGPTVASVHSVQDCLHILNRYGLRAALPRSVKTVLARADSDPHGPHSCGHVLNVIIGSNALALAEAQRQAEALGYRAMVLSTAMQGDVKSVAQFYALLVRVVGAHLTPPGPGTSVEEDEQLYELAAKLQLPDLQLKEALEAVAGAGSPICLLAGGEPTVQLQGSGKGGRNQELALRVGAELGQWPLGPIDVLFLSGGTDGQDGPTEAAGAWVMPELASQATTEGLDVATFLAHNDSHTFFSRFQGGAHLLHTGLTGTNVMDAHILFLRPR from the exons ATGGCTGCAGCTCTGCAGATCCTGCCTCGTTTGGCCCGAGCTCCCTTGCGCCCACTGTTCTTGGGGGGCCCAGTGGCCCGGTTGGCCAGTGGCATGGCCCTGGCTGAGCAGGCGCGGCAGCTGTTTGAGAGCACTGTGGGTGCCGTGCTGCCAGGCCCCATGCTGCACCGGGCACTGTCCTTGGACCTTGACAGTGGGCAGCTGAAGGTGCGGGACCGGAGCTTTCAGCTGCGGCAAAACCTCTACCTGGTGGGCTTTGGCAAGGCTGTACTGGGCATGGCAGCTGCAGCCGAGGAGCTACTGGGCCAGCATCTCGTGCAGGGAGTGATCAGCGTTCCCAAGGGGATCCGTGCTGCCATGGAGCATGCTGGCAAGCA GGAAATGCTGCTGAAGCCACACAGCCGTATTCAAGTATTTGAGGGTGCAGAGGACAACCTGCCTGACCGTGATGCACTGCGGGCTGCACTGGCCATCCGGCAGCTGGCTGAAGGTCTCACAGCTGATGACCTGCTGCTTGTGCTCATCTCAG GAGGGGGCTCAGCCCTGCTGCCCGCCCCTATCCCACCTGTCACACTGGAGGAGAAGCAGACGCTCACTAAGCTGCTGGCGGCCCGAGGAGCCAACATCCAGGAGCTGAACACCATCCGGAAGGCCTTATCCCAGCTCAAGGGTGGGGGGCTGGCTCAGGCTGCCTACCCTGCCCAG GTGGTGAGCCTCATTCTGTCAGATGTGGTGGGGGACCCTATGGAGGTGATTGCCAGCGGTCCCACTGTGGCCAGTGTCCATAGTGTGCAAGATTGCCTGCACATCCTCAATCGCTATGGCCTTCGTGCTGCCCTGCCACGTTCTGTGAAAACTGTGCTAGCTCGGGCTGACTCTGACCCCCATGGGCCACATAGCTGTGGTCACGTCCTCAATGTGATCATTGGCTCCAATGCACTGGCACTGGCTGAGGCCCAGCGGCAGGCTGAGGCACTGGGATACCGGGCCATGGTGCTGAGCACAGCCATGCAGGGTGATGTAAAAAGTGTGGCTCAGTTCTACGCACTGCTGGTCCGAGTGGTTGGAGCCCACCTCACTCCACCTGGGCCTGGAACCTCTGTGGAGGAGGATGAACAACTCTATGAGCTGGCAGCCAAGCTCCAGCTCCCAGACCTGCAGCTGAAGGAGGCTCTGGAGGCTGTGGCAGGGGCTGGGAGCCCCATCTGCCTGCTGGCTGGTGGTGAGCCCACAGTGCAATTGCAGGGCTCAGGCAAGGGTGGCCGAAACCAGGAACTGGCCCTGCGTGTTGGAGCAGAGCTTGGACAGTGGCCACTGGGGCCCATTGACGTGCTGTTTTTGAGTGGTGGCACGGATGGACAAGATGGGCCCACAGAGGCAGCTGGGGCCTGGGTCATGCCTGAGCTTGCCAGCCAGGCCACCACTGAGGGCCTGGATGTGGCTACTTTCCTAGCCCACAATGACTCACATACCTTCTTCAGCCGCTTCCAGGGCGGGGCACACCTGCTGCACACAGGGCTGACCGGCACCAATGTCATGGATGCCCACATCCTATTCCTGCGGCCACGGTGA